TAATAGAACTTGGCGTAAGCCCGAGAGGGAATCTTGCTTTTTATAAAGCTGTAAAAGCTTATGCTCTCGTTGAAGGGCGAAATTACTGTATTCCTGATGACATCAAAAAATTGACTGTTCCTGTGCTTGCCCATAGAATTATTCCAAAAGGCAGTGGATTATATGGAGACACGGAAAATTCTTCAAAGATATTGAAGGATATTCTCTCATCTATTCCTGTGCCGGAATAAAAATCTTTTATGAAATTATCAGTAAGGTCGAGAAGGCTAACATTTACAAAAGAGGGAAAAATCTATACTGCTCTTTGCCTTGCCATTGGTATTGCCGCAATCAACACTGGTTCAAATATTCTTTTTCTACTTCTTTCAGCAATGTTGAGTCTGATAATTACATCAGGAGTACTTTCTGAAAACTCTCTACGCAAGATAAGGGTTCGACGATTAGATTCTCCAAAAGTCTTTTGTAACAAACCCTTTCTTTATGGCTTCAAAGTGGAGAACCAAAAAAAAATCTTTCCAGCCTTCTGTCTTAGTTTGACCGATGAAAAAATGATGGAGACATCAGAATTCATATTATATTTAAAACCTTTCTCTAAAGAAGATGTCTTCGTAAAAAGCTGCTTCAAGAGGAGAGGGATTCATCAAGTCGATAAAATTTGCATCGAGACAAAATATCCTTTTGGATTTTTCAAGAAAACTAAGATTATTTCTGTGCCTTCTCAGGTAATAGTTTTTCCTGCCATCAAGGATATTCCTCAAATTGCATTAAGTAGTTTGGAATATAGAAGGGCAAAACTTTTATCAGCTTCACTCTCGAGAAATAATGAAGAGAATTTTTTTGGATTAAAGGAATATAGAATTGGTGATAATCCTAAACTTATCTATTGGAAAAGTTTAGCAAAATACAAAGACCCAATGTTGAAGGAATATGAAGAAATGAAGGAGGGGACAGTAGATTTGATTTTAGACCTTACTCCTTCCTCTAAATATGAATTCACAGATAGCGAAAAAGAAATGATTTTCGAATCAGCGCTATGTCTCTGCGCATCGTTGATATATTTTTTTTCTAAAAGGAAATCTTTGTTCAACTTCAAGATAATTTTTGGCACTGCAGTGATATTCAATAACAATTCCAATTGCGGGGCTATGACAGATATGCTGGAAAAATTGGCTTCTCTTGATTTCAAGGACTTCAAAAGTAGAAATCAAAAAGTAGACAATGCAGAAAGCAGTCAGCTATTCCTAAACTCTAAAGATTCCTTAGTAATCATTTTATCTGATGAGAGAAAAGGCTTTTATAAATCCAAACATATTGATGGAAGACATAGAAAATTTTTCTTTTCTATGGAAGATAAAGAGCTTTTAAAAAAATATTACCCTTATGAGAATTGACATTCAGAATAAGCTTAAAATTTCATTATCCTTGATGGGGACATCTGCCTTGTATTCCCTTTTCCTTGCTGAAAAGGAGAGTATTTTTCTATTTATATTTGCGGCAACTGCCATATGGACAGCCACTTTTTGGAGGAAAACCGCTGAATACATTGGCGAAGAAGGATTTCTATCAAAAGTTTTTCCTTATATATGCC
The genomic region above belongs to Candidatus Schekmanbacteria bacterium and contains:
- a CDS encoding DUF58 domain-containing protein is translated as MKLSVRSRRLTFTKEGKIYTALCLAIGIAAINTGSNILFLLLSAMLSLIITSGVLSENSLRKIRVRRLDSPKVFCNKPFLYGFKVENQKKIFPAFCLSLTDEKMMETSEFILYLKPFSKEDVFVKSCFKRRGIHQVDKICIETKYPFGFFKKTKIISVPSQVIVFPAIKDIPQIALSSLEYRRAKLLSASLSRNNEENFFGLKEYRIGDNPKLIYWKSLAKYKDPMLKEYEEMKEGTVDLILDLTPSSKYEFTDSEKEMIFESALCLCASLIYFFSKRKSLFNFKIIFGTAVIFNNNSNCGAMTDMLEKLASLDFKDFKSRNQKVDNAESSQLFLNSKDSLVIILSDERKGFYKSKHIDGRHRKFFFSMEDKELLKKYYPYEN